TTGAGAGCCTGAGCAATAATGCGAGGAATACTAGGAGGTCATGTGGTAGTGGCATGGAGGACTCTAGGCTTAAGATTACTTGTGCGAGCACGAGTTACCATTGGATGGACAAATTGAGATGCAAGACGAAAAAAAGATGGAGCAATGGTGTCAACAAGCAGAGAAGATTGAGCGGTATTTGTAATACTCCATGTTGGCATGAGATTgccacataatttaaataagtttgaaataccgaaaaattggtttgatagtaaaataagtcGTCGAATCGATGGTAAGGAATGCCTCGAAACTTAGATCTCCAAAGAAAATGGTATGACATCAACGAACATCACAAGACAAGATTTATGAAGATAAAAACAATCGGAACAGAGACAGTTCCCGATACAACTAAGTTATAGCTTGAAAGATCGAATGAGGGTAagtgatgcggtcaccaatcaagactcggtccaaggccgacccaaccaaaccggaacagtatTACCAAAAtggtagtgccataatgttattttaatacttcttaagttttagaattctacttgatttagaattctatttcatgtttttacttgatttaagattctacttcatgtttgattagtgttttatttttattagaattctagttggattttgtttacaaatattagatggatttggattagccaaatactataaatatgcctaggatctaaagtttataatcaagtttttctcaatcaaatttcagcaacctatttgggtttcttagcaaaacagtcttgtttttgcatcttcttgaaagccaagcttcagccattgaagtttgttctttcaagggtttattttggtgtgttttcttcacactcgcatTACACGTTGCGTCAGTAAGGGACTTCTGAGAAGTCAATAGAACCTCGAGTAGGTTCATAATTAGCATAGGGAGCAACTCTTAAGTGATTTGGGGATAAAACAAAGGGATTCACGATCAAAGCGTGATTTTGCATAAGTTTTGGgccttaagtgtaattttaaattctagTGAAAAAAGAgtcaaaaatgacatttttccaaatttgttgGGACAAATGAAGACCATGAAACTTAGGGTTCAAGTGGTAAGATATCAAAAGCTTAGGGACTTCAAACAAGGGCCAAAAtggaaattaggagaaaaatatggtcaaaatgtattttttcaaAACAGTAGCCATGGCCATAACCATCCAGCCGCTGCCACCGTCGACCAACCTCCTACTGACGTCGTGAGGGTCTTTCTAAGGCTTTGAAATGGGCCCCACAGCATGGTGGGTCAATTGGGATTGGGTATGGCTGAGAATGACCGTGATTTGATGGGGTATAGCCAAGTGTTGCTGAAAAATCGGGGAAGGGTTGTTCATGGAAAATCATCACGATTTAAGATGATCTAGGGTCGTATTAGGCCATTAAGAGCTTAGATTTGACTAGGCATGCCTCGAGTTGGCTGAAAATCgagtataaatagagggttTGGGATAgttgatttcttcaaaaaattaaactcgAGAATCCGAGTGTTTGAggaagaattgagggagaaagataaggggcttttgttcttgagCAAATGAGGATCATTTTTGAGGAATTTGAGCAAGATTTGTGTGGAATTAAGGTGTTTCGATGGTCGCTGGAAAACATAAGTGGTCATTGGTGTCAAAGCTTTAAACGGCAGATCGAGGGCATTCTGATAGTTTTTTTGGGCAAATGAGGGTACCATTGTGACCGACTTGAAGAGATCTACTAGGTGGTCGGGGGAAAATTCCAGTCGCCTGCGGCAAAGGGCTCGCCTAAGAAGACAACCAGCGTGTGTGTTACATGCACGGGTCTTCACAAATAAGCTCATGAGGGCGTGTGGGGATGAggtattttttagaatttttttaatatttttagaaaaatattttatgaattatggtagagaaaaatttggaaaaatacttgagaagatatttattttgaaatttttgaggagaaaataaagaaaaattatgagagaattatgaaaaaaattgatgttctcttgaataaatatgatgtccaAGAATCGTTGAGACTCGAGATTAAGTAATAGTACGAttattgaggattgacatgaaaatCAAGATTGGCATGAGAATCGAGGTATTCTAAATTACAATTAAGGTGAGTGTTATGtctaaaacttggtttattgcgagtggttcgaccctatatttgattttgtttcataTAATGGTTTTGGCATATGAGTGTGGTTGATTTCATGTATatggttcatccaaaatgtttatttacgTGTGCATTGAAATACATGTCTTGAAATGTCGTTTTATGTAATGCATCATTACATGTTATGATTATGGCATTGGCTTATGTGTTGGACATGGGTAGTGTTCCAGGATGCTTTTGAAtgggaacgtaatctctgatgtgattgtggtgagccgggttctTGGGTTGATGTTGACCCTTACGTGTCGGAAGTGGTAACAATTGTTCTTGAGATGTCGGAGAGATGCGTTGATGTTGCCCCTATTAAGCTAGAACTGTGTTATGTCAATACGTCGATGTGATTATGTTGTCTTTAGAGAGATTAATTTTTCTAGTGGTATGGGTTAAGCGCtgtatgggattctcttgggctgagACATGTTGGGATATATCTAttattcatggtcttgcatacattcacgaaaatatttttaactctcacttagatgtttcagcatataatttggactatgtttctggaatatttaaacgtttcAGGTGAAAGTAGCGACGCTAAGGGAAAATAGGTTATTAAGATGTAGCCGTTGATTACATTGGAGACCCttagcatatattttgattatgtttgaggTGTTTAGTTGTGTTGCTGAGGGATTAATCTCTATGTATTTTGAGTCAAAATGTCATGTCAAACAATGGTATGgtttctatattatgaataaaagaattacggttatatatcattgaacTTTCGATCTTGTTTCCATATTTTATGTTGATGTTACTTGTCTTGgcttattgatttttaaatttgatatgctGAGAGGGTAGAACGGGATTGTGAAAATGATTTATGTCgagtgtatgttgaaaaaaaaatatttttgaaatcccAAGTTAACGCACGCTTGGAAAAAGATGGGTGTTATAGTATTGGACGATGAGTTAAGCTAATTGATGGGCTCAGTAGTGGGCTAAGAGGCCAGGCAGGCTCAGACCTACAGTGTGGCCCAAGAGATAGTTGTCTTAGGGCCCAAAAATTCTGTCAATTTAAGGGGCTCATAAATTTGGGGATAAATTGACCATTTTGCCCCCGTTTTAAAATGATAGTTTTGCCCCTGTATAAAGTATCTCATTCTCCAAAATTTATAGAATGCCTaacatttctctctttctctctctcttgcaatctctctctctctctctcttcctctttcctTCTCTCAAAAACACCTATGTAAATCACTACTTTTCCTTATTATAGTTAAggctcaataatttttttttaacactttTATAATGCCACAACCAATTGGGTTTGGTTCCTGTTCAACCCTAAactcgttatatatatatatatttgttgatgtTGCTAATTTATTGTTGTCTAAAAGTTAGGATTAATTATAATACATAAATAGATTAAAATGTTGTATTAGTTGATCAGACAATGGGCTAAGACACGCGCACAATAGCTGACCCTTTGGGATATGCTATGTGATAAGATGGATAGACTATGTtgtctatttaaaaaaaaatgttcgaACAATTTCATTGATATTTTTGCCTTCAAAATTGTAAAAcgagtagtttttaattgatcattttgaaaaaaaattattttattctttgatatgatatgaatatttatttatttttttgatattttattataaaaaaaaatttaaatgtacatTACGATTCAAGGgcccatttttatatttttgactcaaGGCACCAAAATCTCAAGTACAGCACAGAGGCCAGGTTAAACACTGGTACCACATCCACCCAAGTAGAGTTGGGCACGATAGAGGAAATAGGTTGGGCAGGCGCACGTCTACTTCTTGCATTAGTAAGTGATGGAGAAGGGTCACCCGAAACATGTGGTGATGGAGAAGCAATAGGTGATGCATGAGTAACAGCCAGTTGCAATAGACCAAGAGAAGTGGCAGCTAAATGTGTGGTGGGAACAAGAGTAATTGATGGCGCAAGAGTGCTATAAAGGAATCGAGACTCATCAAATATCACATGATGTGTAATGTAAACACGAGATGAAGACGGGTGTAAACACAAATACCCTTTATGCGTGAAGCTATACTTGATAAAGATTCATGACGTGGAGCGAAAAACGAGTTTAGTGGAGTTATATGGTCAAGTATAGGGATAGCATAAGCAtccaaatgttttaaaaaatgagtAAGTTGGTGGAGTATGAAAAAGTGTTTGGTGTGAGGAGTGATTGAGAGCGGGAGTGATTGTATAATTAATGAGATAAGTGGCAATATGAAAAGCATGCTCCCACAAAGTGAATGGTAAATTTGCATTAGCAAGAAGAGAAACCTTTATCAACAATATCCCAATTTCGCCTTTCCTAAGCCTTGTTTTTTTCTGTGTATAAGGATATGACACTCGATATTTAATGCCAAATGGAGagagaaactttttttttttttaaagtttctcTATTTCATATTTAATGCCAAATGGAGAGTTGTTACTAATTTTGAAACACCAAGggtaatttttacaattttttcaaatttcaagttgttatttgtaatttatcctttttcaaaaaataatttctctataaaaatcttttatatgaaaagcaaaaaataaattaaaaagttttcaaataataataataaaagaaaaaaaagcttAATAAACTAGAAGAAAAGTACAAGAAACTGAGTAACCCATGCATGCAAAATTTAGGTAAACCTATAACTAAAATGTTTAAAACATCTCTACACTCATAGCCTAATAGGCATAGTCCTACCCTTAAGGGATTAAAACCTCCAAACCAAACCTACAAACCACCCCGTACAATAATAGTTGTAAGGATTTGCACTTGCATTATATGTGTTACACCTCCATAAGTATGTGTGTATgtaaatatgagaaaatttcaatattttttttcaatctcaCAAGGGCCTATGCATATATCAAACtcccacaaaaataaaaaaacctgTCTCTTAAAAGACCACATCATATATAACCAATCAAATCCCATAATCAACAAAGCAATGCATGGCTTCATCTTGGCTCTTTTGGATTTTCAATGCTCTCTAGTATCTCCACCACTTGTTGCATGGATGGCCTTCTTTTGGGTTCAGGTTGAAGACATTTTAGACTAAGCTGAGCGATTTGCCATGCAACTTTGACAGGATACATCCCTTTCAAGTGACTGTCCATAAtgcttttgaattttcttttaccaGCGAAATATGGTTGGATCCAGTCAGTCAGAATCTTCTGATCACGACGAGGGTCAACTGCTTTCAAGCCTGTTAGCACCTCAGCCATTACAACACCAACAGCATACACGTCGCTAGCCGCATATAGTTGCCCTGTTTTCAcaaacattaatatatattgtattattattgtcaTGAATAACATTTCCGTAGGCTCAGTTCAAGTGGCCTTTAAGTATGAAAAAACTCTTACGAAGCTTCGTTTAAACCAATCAATCCCCCCTAGAGAAGCATCAAGCTTCAAAATTAAGGTCCAGAGCATTACCTGTGGCAAGATACTCTGGAGCAACATAGCCATATGTGCCCATAATCCGTGTTGACACATGTGTTTCTTCAATAGTTGCACGACCAAGTCTTGCCAAGCCAAAATCTGTGATCCTGGCATTGTAGGACTatcaatcaaacacacattaGGCCAATACAAGACCTCCTTTATGCAACCATCATTTTAAGTGATATATATTGGAcggttaaatatatatttacataaaatcattGTATGGATTTAATATAGTTTCgtcttaaaaaaatatgatgaatTCGGTATAAATGTACAAGATCACTAGAAAGGCAcgtaaacacacacacacacatatgtaattataataccgatattattttaaaatttaggcATAAAAAACACAGTAAATATATGCAAGCTATTTCTAGTTAGATTGATTTGAGAACATTGAGATTTCTTCCTTGCTGTgttctttctttccctctccaattcttcctctgttcttcttcttcccctcttTTCTCTCAACATTCTGCACTCTCCTTGCTGTCTTACATCaaattttcttgattagttTTTCAAGACATCCTAGAACAAAGAAGTACCAttagtttaaaataataattaagtttTATATAACCATTGGTCCATTACCATCAATATCATATGGGGAAACAAATGATGAAGAATTAGGCCAATACAAGACCTCCTTTCTGCAACCATCATTTTAAGTGATATATATTGGAcggttaaatatatatttacataaattattgtACAAATTTAATACACTTTCgtcttaaaaaaatatgatgatgaaTTTGGTATAAATGTACAAGATCACTAGAAAGGCAcgtaaacacacacacacacatatacagttataatatcaatattattttaaaatttaggcataaaacacacacacacatatatatgcagGCATGACATATTATAGGCCAAGAAGGTGTTTTCACTAATCAGAGTAGCCATTTTGTTCTTGAAAGCTTTTAGTtacctctccctccctccctccctctctctttgtACTGAAAGGAGCATGGGTAAGGGAGAGATTAGTGACTTAAATGCACTTTTAAAGTGGCAGCCTCTAACTGGTTAATGGAAATTTAAGAGAATTATGGTATTCAAACAGGTAATCACTGTGCATTCCGTTTGTAGATCACCGGTACTAATTAACTGAATGCAGGAAACTTACAGCATCAAGCAATATATTTGAGCTCTTGAAATCTCTAAATATAATTTGCGGTTCCAATGAGTGCAAAAATGCCAGCCCTTGTATTGCTCCTCTTAAGATCTTAAGCCATGTCTCCCATGGAAGTAGCTGAAAACTAGGCCCCCCTGCAGAAAGCAACCATACAATGTAAGCCAAACGAGTTTCATTATCAGCAAAAGATAAAACAAGTTCAGCTCTTACTTCCAAAAAGATGTTTGTCCAAACTGCCGTTCTGCATGAACTCATAGACAAGAAGTAGCCTTTCACTCTCACGACAATATCCCAATAACTTAACAACGTTGGGATGGGACAGACGACTTAGGATGTTGATCTCACGCTGCATAGATTAGGCAAATAAGTAAGCAGAAGGCCTTAAGGAGAATATAAATGAATTAGATAAGTTGAAATAACATTGGCAATCCCAAATATGAGAGGGTAAACACACAAAATGATGAGCAATGCCTAAAATATACAGGTATCACAaagcaaaagaaaggaaaatacaaAGCATCCACTTCAATTTAATATGCAAAACTAAGATGTTGACCATACAATTGTcctgtatttctttttttttacaggTAAGAGCATGGTAGGATTATGGCGTGGTATGTTGCTTTTGTTTTACAAGTAAGAGCATGATGTATGAAAGGACAAATTAAATGGGCTATAAACACTGTGAATCATCTGCAAGAAGAGGTAAGGACTCTGGTGAGAAGATTCTCTCTGGCCATGatgaaatgaaaaacaaaaaaggttaATTTAAGACAAAAGATATGCCCCCCAACACTTTCAAAAACTCTGTTATTATCCTCTCAAACAAGATGtgccatatttttttcttagaaaaaaaaaaataataataatcctcCATCAAAGAAGCTACTTGGGCAACACACCTCCACGAgtgtaaaaaaaatcaaaggagCTTgcattatttaaattacaccaaaaacaagaaaaaatatgcTTCAAATATCCTAAGCTACATAGCAATGAAGGTCACAGCCAAACCATGCTTTTTGGTAAGGGTGCATACAGATTGAGCCAAGTTAATTATACAGCTATAAAAATTTCGGACCCAAAACCATTACACCAATTATGGAACCTACTAAGCCAAGCCAACTTAATTCAGTTTCATTTGGTTTCAATTTGATTGATTCAGTTTAGTTTGGTTTGGTCTTTATTTGACGGGTTAGATTTTAGTTCAGTTCTAAacagattttttttcttgtacttattttattttattttttgttatctaATGacaaacaaatatatgaaaaaaaaaaactagtgtGATTAATATAAGATGATTTAGTGTGGGTGACTAAACATTCAAGTCCAATTAAAAATGTAACATTCATTAGATGCTCTGCAGTTCATAGAACAAATCATCCATAAAAGGAGACCATTTCTTGAGTAAAGGTTATTCTTCACTTGGATTAGTTATAAGTACAGATATTTGGCAATAGAAGACGATAATACAAAGTTATTAGGATTTTGATAAAACTGATACCTAGTACATTACAAGTATCAATGCCTAACCAAGAAAAGACACAGAATTGAAAGAACGGTAAAGATTTGCGGACAAATTATTCAGACATTAACTGGTGTTAGTTGAAGTACCTCCCATTCATTAAAACCTTGAACGCTGTGAGAGTTCCCCACCTTGACGGCAATGACTGAACTTCTACCATTCTGTAATGGCGTCTTCTCTGCAAGCCAACCCTTGTAGACTTTGCCAAAACCCCCTTCTCCTAACAATCGATCCAATGTGAAATTTCCGGTAGCCTTCCTCAACTCTGAAAAACTGAAGGCCCTTATATTGGGGATGCGTAAGACCTGCCCATCGGGATATGGCTCACTGCCAGAAGTTGTTGACATGCTTTGTCTATTCCCGGCAGAGATGGTTCTTTTATCTGAATAATGAggagaaaaaaatcaattggcGTGGGTAAGGACAGAGGAGTGAGGCaacctgagagagagagagagagagagagagagagagagaccagtCCAACAGCTTGCAGTGTGGTGCCAAAACGTGGTTTGGTGGAGCAATTGTCCCCTATTTATCCACCCAAAATCCACAGTTCTGGGTATAAGTGCAGTACTGATCTTGTGGAACACCTTGGAGAACTTTCCCTGTGCCCTCTTCTTGCTTAGGGGTATGTTCTCAGTATACTGCACTGGAGTGGATGGGTAGGGGACTTGAGCAAGAAGGGCATCATCATCTAGTTGAATAAtctcatcatttttcttttcctcagcCCCACCGAGATTGAGAACATTCTCTTTATCTTCATCAGCAGCATCAACATTGACAACGTCCTCGTTATCCTGCATCGTTGATGAATCCTTGTACCGATCATCTTCTGAGTATGCCAATGCACCTTCAAGGCTCACCACCACATCAGCCATAGTAGGGCGTCCATTTGGACGCATGTGCAGGCATTTCCTAGCAACTTCTGCAAACACATCAAGGCTTTTTGATAGTATTGGTAGTTGATCCCTCAAAATGGGGTCAATAATTTCATCAAGTTTTCCATCTTTGATGCAGCCTTGAGCCCAAAAGGATAGACTGTGTTGCTCCTCCTCGAGACTTAAATCCACTGCTGGCCTCCCACAAAGCACTTCTAAGAGCACCACGCCGAAGGCATACACATCTGATTTCTTGGTTAGATTGCGGGTCGAGAAATAATGTggatcaaaataaccaaatgtgCCTTTAACAACTGTGCTAACATGGGAAATAGAATGGCTTGTGGTGCCCATTTTACATAATCCAAAATCTGAAACCTTAGCCACCATGTCTTTGTTCAACAAAATGTTCGCGGTCTTCACGTCTCTATGTATGACACCACCTTGAACACCAGTGTGGAGGTAATCCAATCCACGGGCAGCACCAATGCAAATCTTGAGCCTTTGCTCCCACGGCAGATGACAAACGTTACCATTTTCTTCAGTATTCTTTTTGTATAGATGTTTAGCAAGTGTACCCTGCTCCATATACTCATACACCAGGATCTTCTCATCACATTCGTCACAGTAGCCCAGAAGGCTAACAAGATGCTTGTGTCGAAATTTAGAAATCGTCTCAATCTCCATCCAAAACTCATTTGGGCCTTGCTTAGACTTTGGTTTCATCCGCTTAATGGCAACTGTGGTTGTTCCTCCATTAAGGAGTCCTTTATAAACGTTACCAAATCCACCACTTCCAATGACCAATCCGTCATCAAAGTTTCTGGTTGCTGATTGGAGCTGAGCAAGTGAGAAGCAGCAATATGGCCCTTCCGAAGGTAATGATGATAGGGTGTCTTCTTGTCTAGATTTTTGACCCAAATAGGCCAATGGATAAACAACAACATTCAATATCATGAGTAAACTTATTAGAATATTAGCAATGGTATAAATGCCACAACCAAGCACTAACTTCTGAGGCTTTGAATTATGAGATGTCAAAGCATGTGCAATGGGAACCATGTTCACCCCGGCAAGGCTGTTGTCAGGGTTGCTCAACTTGAACACCTCCAGCCCCTTTAGAATTGCATCAGCACTGTGTTCCATGTTCCCCCTGTCATCGTGGCTCCTGTGAGGGCTTAGAGTTATTGTCATATCGCGCTTGCCCTCTGTCCGATCTCCTTCCATCATCACCATGTAGTCTCTGTACACTGCAATGCCATTTCCACCAGCCCATTTGATAAGGTCAGCATCAGCCTCGGCAATCTGACTATCAATGAATATGCTGAACTCCATTTGGCCAACTTCTTTAATCTCGTACTCAAGCTCACAGAAGTGGAACCTAACCAGGTACCTGAAACCTTGATCTACAGGTAGCTTCCACGTAAAACTGATACGCTCCTTTTCTTGCATGTCCCGAGTCATTGACCAGGATGTTTGGTAAACTCTTGTAGGGGCAGAGTATGTGGGTATAACTGCGTAGTTGATCCGAATTGTGGTAGTAACCGGCATGGCCCTTGATTCTAAGAAATAATTGTTGTCCTCAAACCACTCTCGGAACATGCCAGTATCCTCTATGGGTAAAATTGAGCTTCCGCCAACATTTAAGCGATGCACTGTCTCAAGTGCAACGCTTGTATCCAAGAAGATCGGGTATCTAAATTTCTTGCCAACAACGTGTACACCTGGATCATCACCCTCACGGGAATGATATAATCCAGTTGGGATCGAGACAATCTCAATCCCATTGACAAAAGCATATGCTTCCTCTGAAGATGGAGAAAATGTTAGGATTAATGGTTGATTATCTTCCACATGGACGCAAAATTCTTTAGCAAATGATGGTAAGGCCAAAACATCAGCGGTAAGGGCAGCGCTGAAGTTGCTGAGGAGGGTATAGGGACCACCTTTTACAGTAAAAAAGGCCTTGGACCTCTCGAAGCCAGGGTATTCAGTTGGGTAGAAATGTAGGCGGATGAATTTTTG
The sequence above is a segment of the Diospyros lotus cultivar Yz01 chromosome 7, ASM1463336v1, whole genome shotgun sequence genome. Coding sequences within it:
- the LOC127806694 gene encoding receptor-like protein kinase FERONIA isoform X2 — its product is MALYLFFLHLTILLAVREFAALCYPLPLADDIIAVNCGSSGNSTALDGRQWTGDVASRYIILQGSRGRRNLVSSSPVGKHLIPPPHPVPYMTAQISRSTFTYTFHVTPGQKFIRLHFYPTEYPGFERSKAFFTVKGGPYTLLSNFSAALTADVLALPSFAKEFCVHVEDNQPLILTFSPSSEEAYAFVNGIEIVSIPTGLYHSREGDDPGVHVVGKKFRYPIFLDTSVALETVHRLNVGGSSILPIEDTGMFREWFEDNNYFLESRAMPVTTTIRINYAVIPTYSAPTRVYQTSWSMTRDMQEKERISFTWKLPVDQGFRYLVRFHFCELEYEIKEVGQMEFSIFIDSQIAEADADLIKWAGGNGIAVYRDYMVMMEGDRTEGKRDMTITLSPHRSHDDRGNMEHSADAILKGLEVFKLSNPDNSLAGVNMVPIAHALTSHNSKPQKLVLGCGIYTIANILISLLMILNVVVYPLAYLGQKSRQEDTLSSLPSEGPYCCFSLAQLQSATRNFDDGLVIGSGGFGNVYKGLLNGGTTTVAIKRMKPKSKQGPNEFWMEIETISKFRHKHLVSLLGYCDECDEKILVYEYMEQGTLAKHLYKKNTEENGNVCHLPWEQRLKICIGAARGLDYLHTGVQGGVIHRDVKTANILLNKDMVAKVSDFGLCKMGTTSHSISHVSTVVKGTFGYFDPHYFSTRNLTKKSDVYAFGVVLLEVLCGRPAVDLSLEEEQHSLSFWAQGCIKDGKLDEIIDPILRDQLPILSKSLDVFAEVARKCLHMRPNGRPTMADVVVSLEGALAYSEDDRYKDSSTMQDNEDVVNVDAADEDKENVLNLGGAEEKKNDEIIQLDDDALLAQVPYPSTPVQYTENIPLSKKRAQGKFSKVFHKISTALIPRTVDFGWINRGQLLHQTTFWHHTASCWTDKRTISAGNRQSMSTTSGSEPYPDGQVLRIPNIRAFSFSELRKATGNFTLDRLLGEGGFGKVYKGWLAEKTPLQNGRSSVIAVKVGNSHSVQGFNEWEREINILSRLSHPNVVKLLGYCRESERLLLVYEFMQNGSLDKHLFGRGPSFQLLPWETWLKILRGAIQGLAFLHSLEPQIIFRDFKSSNILLDASYNARITDFGLARLGRATIEETHVSTRIMGTYGYVAPEYLATGQLYAASDVYAVGVVMAEVLTGLKAVDPRRDQKILTDWIQPYFAGKRKFKSIMDSHLKGMYPVKVAWQIAQLSLKCLQPEPKRRPSMQQVVEILESIENPKEPR
- the LOC127806694 gene encoding putative receptor-like protein kinase At5g39000 isoform X7, translated to MDRRRCFQIHHFARIQWQTQIEEAYAFVNGIEIVSIPTGLYHSREGDDPGVLVVGKKFKYPIFMDTSYALETVHRLNVGGSSILPIEDTGMFREWFEDSNYFLESRAMPVTTTIGINYAVIPTYSAPTRVYQTSRSMTRDMQPKERISFTWKVPVDQGFRYLLRFHFCELEYEIKEVGQMEFSIFIDNQIAEANADLIKWAGGNGIAVYRDYMVMMEGDRTEGKRDMTITLSPHRSHDDRGNMEHSADAILKGLEVFKLSNPDNSLAGVNMVPIAHALTSHNSKPQKLVLGCGIYTIANILISLLMILNVVVYPLAYLGQKSRQEDTLSSLPSEGPYCCFSLAQLQSATRNFDDGLVIGSGGFGNVYKGLLNGGTTTVAIKRMKPKSKQGPNEFWMEIETISKFRHKHLVSLLGYCDECDEKILVYEYMEQGTLAKHLYKKNTEENGNVCHLPWEQRLKICIGAARGLDYLHTGVQGGVIHRDVKTANILLNKDMVAKVSDFGLCKMGTTSHSISHVSTVVKGTFGYFDPHYFSTRNLTKKSDVYAFGVVLLEVLCGRPAVDLSLEEEQHSLSFWAQGCIKDGKLDEIIDPILRDQLPILSKSLDVFAEVARKCLHMRPNGRPTMADVVVSLEGALAYSEDDRYKDSSTMQDNEDVVNVDAADEDKENVLNLGGAEEKKNDEIIQLDDDALLAQVPYPSTPVQYTENIPLSKKRAQGKFSKVFHKISTALIPRTVDFGWINRGQLLHQTTFWHHTASCWTDKRTISAGNRQSMSTTSGSEPYPDGQVLRIPNIRAFSFSELRKATGNFTLDRLLGEGGFGKVYKGWLAEKTPLQNGRSSVIAVKVGNSHSVQGFNEWEREINILSRLSHPNVVKLLGYCRESERLLLVYEFMQNGSLDKHLFGRGPSFQLLPWETWLKILRGAIQGLAFLHSLEPQIIFRDFKSSNILLDASYNARITDFGLARLGRATIEETHVSTRIMGTYGYVAPEYLATGQLYAASDVYAVGVVMAEVLTGLKAVDPRRDQKILTDWIQPYFAGKRKFKSIMDSHLKGMYPVKVAWQIAQLSLKCLQPEPKRRPSMQQVVEILESIENPKEPR
- the LOC127806694 gene encoding receptor-like protein kinase FERONIA isoform X4 is translated as MTAQISRSTFTYTFHVTPGQKFIRLHFYPTEYPGFKRSTAFFTVKAGPYTLLSNFSAALTADVLALPSFAKEFCVHVEDSQPLILTFSPSSEEAYAFVNGIEIVSIPTGLYHSREGDDPGVLVVGKKFRYPIFLDTSYALETVHRLNIGGSSILPIEDIGMFREWFEDSNYFLESRAMPVTTTIGINYAVIPTYSAPARVYQTSRSMTRDMQPKVRISFTWKVPVDQGFRYLLRFHFCELEYDIKDVGQMEFSIFIDNQIAEANADLIKWAGGNGIAVYRDYMVMMEGDRTEGKRDMTITLSPHRSHDDRGNMEHSADAILKGLEVFKLSNPDNSLAGVNMVPIAHALTSHNSKPQKLVLGCGIYTIANILISLLMILNVVVYPLAYLGQKSRQEDTLSSLPSEGPYCCFSLAQLQSATRNFDDGLVIGSGGFGNVYKGLLNGGTTTVAIKRMKPKSKQGPNEFWMEIETISKFRHKHLVSLLGYCDECDEKILVYEYMEQGTLAKHLYKKNTEENGNVCHLPWEQRLKICIGAARGLDYLHTGVQGGVIHRDVKTANILLNKDMVAKVSDFGLCKMGTTSHSISHVSTVVKGTFGYFDPHYFSTRNLTKKSDVYAFGVVLLEVLCGRPAVDLSLEEEQHSLSFWAQGCIKDGKLDEIIDPILRDQLPILSKSLDVFAEVARKCLHMRPNGRPTMADVVVSLEGALAYSEDDRYKDSSTMQDNEDVVNVDAADEDKENVLNLGGAEEKKNDEIIQLDDDALLAQVPYPSTPVQYTENIPLSKKRAQGKFSKVFHKISTALIPRTVDFGWINRGQLLHQTTFWHHTASCWTDKRTISAGNRQSMSTTSGSEPYPDGQVLRIPNIRAFSFSELRKATGNFTLDRLLGEGGFGKVYKGWLAEKTPLQNGRSSVIAVKVGNSHSVQGFNEWEREINILSRLSHPNVVKLLGYCRESERLLLVYEFMQNGSLDKHLFGRGPSFQLLPWETWLKILRGAIQGLAFLHSLEPQIIFRDFKSSNILLDASYNARITDFGLARLGRATIEETHVSTRIMGTYGYVAPEYLATGQLYAASDVYAVGVVMAEVLTGLKAVDPRRDQKILTDWIQPYFAGKRKFKSIMDSHLKGMYPVKVAWQIAQLSLKCLQPEPKRRPSMQQVVEILESIENPKEPR